A region of Bacillota bacterium DNA encodes the following proteins:
- a CDS encoding MATE family efflux transporter, with product MSDVEDVELRAAPVPQLDSAAAVRRRVFDLAGPALVETLLVTFVGMADMIMVGRIGPAAIAAVGLTNQPVLFATGVFVALNVGTTAVIARAVGADERSLANDALQQSFILTTIMGIIVSVLGVVSARSVMVLMGAEEDVIPLGVAYMQIVAAGAIFMLLTMSIAAALRGAGDTKTPMKVNALCNILNIIGNYLLIYGKFGFPRMGVAGAALSTSISRAIALVLILRVVTGGRFVLHLTGPARFDFPLIRRIVNIGVPAAVEQLILRGGQLVYLRVVAGFGTAVVAAHQIGMNILSLSFTPGQAFAVAATTLVGQGLGAGRPDLAEKGALETRRLGTMVSGFMALVFIFFGRYIALMYSNDLAVVAKAAVVLRIVGLVQPAQSSQFILAGGLRGAGDTKWPLYATAVGIWGFRVLVGYLLAVVLDMELIGAWVAMAIDQIVRAAIITSRFRSGKWKLLRA from the coding sequence ATGAGTGACGTGGAAGATGTCGAATTACGGGCCGCGCCCGTTCCGCAGCTCGACTCAGCCGCGGCGGTGAGGCGGCGCGTGTTCGATCTCGCTGGGCCGGCCCTCGTGGAGACGCTCTTGGTCACCTTCGTCGGAATGGCGGACATGATAATGGTGGGCAGGATAGGGCCAGCAGCCATCGCCGCCGTAGGGCTCACAAACCAACCGGTACTGTTCGCAACGGGCGTGTTCGTCGCCCTCAATGTCGGAACCACGGCGGTCATCGCCCGCGCCGTCGGAGCCGACGAAAGATCGCTGGCCAATGACGCCTTGCAACAGAGCTTCATACTGACCACCATTATGGGGATAATCGTCAGTGTCCTAGGCGTCGTGTCGGCGCGGAGTGTGATGGTTTTGATGGGCGCCGAGGAGGACGTGATCCCTCTCGGCGTTGCATACATGCAGATAGTCGCGGCCGGCGCGATCTTCATGCTTCTGACCATGAGCATCGCCGCTGCACTCCGCGGAGCGGGCGACACGAAGACACCGATGAAGGTGAATGCGCTATGCAACATCTTGAACATTATCGGGAACTACCTTTTGATATACGGGAAGTTCGGTTTCCCGAGGATGGGGGTAGCGGGCGCAGCGCTTTCCACAAGTATATCCCGGGCCATCGCACTTGTCCTCATCCTTCGCGTGGTGACCGGGGGCAGGTTCGTTCTGCACCTGACAGGCCCTGCGAGGTTCGATTTCCCGCTCATTCGGCGCATCGTCAATATCGGGGTTCCGGCCGCTGTTGAGCAGCTCATCCTCAGAGGAGGGCAGCTGGTCTACCTGAGAGTCGTTGCGGGTTTTGGGACGGCGGTCGTGGCTGCCCACCAGATCGGCATGAACATTCTGAGCCTCTCGTTCACGCCCGGGCAGGCGTTCGCGGTAGCGGCAACGACCCTGGTCGGCCAGGGTCTGGGCGCTGGGAGGCCGGACCTTGCCGAGAAAGGGGCGCTCGAGACCCGCCGCCTCGGCACGATGGTTTCCGGATTCATGGCGCTGGTTTTCATTTTCTTCGGGAGGTACATCGCGTTGATGTACTCCAATGACCTCGCGGTCGTGGCGAAAGCCGCCGTGGTCCTGCGCATAGTAGGGCTCGTGCAGCCCGCGCAATCCAGCCAGTTCATCCTTGCGGGGGGGCTCCGCGGGGCTGGCGACACGAAGTGGCCGCTATATGCCACGGCCGTTGGAATCTGGGGCTTCAGGGTCTTGGTGGGATACTTGCTCGCGGTGGTCCTCGACATGGAGCTCATTGGCGCCTGGGTTGCGATGGCTATCGACCAAATAGTGCGTGCCGCGATCATCACGTCCCGGTTCCGCAGTGGAAAGTGGAAGCTTCTCAGGGCATGA